GCATTGACGATCTCAACCGCGGCATCATCATTCAGTCGGGCAACGACGCCACCGTGGCGGTGGCCGAGCACCTGGCCGGCAGCGTCAACTCCTTTGCCGATCTGATGAACTCCTGGGCCGCGCGACTGGGCATGCACAACAGCCACTTCGTGACGCCCCACGGCCTGCACAGCGAAGACATGTACACCACCGCCTACGACATGGCGCTGCTGGGCCAGGCGCTGATCCGTGACGTGCCGGAAGAGTACGCCATCTACGCCGAGAAATCGTTCACTTTTAACGGCATCACCCAGCACAACCGCAACTCCCTGCTGTGGGATCAGTCCCTGAACGTGGACGGCATCAAGACCGGCCACGTCGAAGCCGTGGGCTACAACCTGGTGTCTTCCGCCACCAAGGACGACATGCGCCTGATCGCCGTGGTCATGGGGGCAGCCAACGAGCGCGCCCGGGCGGCGGAAAGCAAGAAGCTGCTGACCTACGGTTTCCGCTTCTACCAAACCCTGACCCCCTACCAGGCGGGCAGCAAGCTGGTGGATCAGCAGATCTGGATGGGCGACAAGGACACCGTGGCCCTGGGCGTCGACAAGGCGGTGGCAGTCACCATTCCCCGCGGCCAGGCCCAGAACCTGCAGGCCGACTTCACCCTGGATCAGGCCCTGAAGGCGCCGCTGGCCAAGGGGGAGCAGGTGGGCACCCTGCATCTCAAGCTGGGTGACAAGGAGGTGGCCACCGTGCCCCTGGTGGCACTGGAAGACATTGAACAGGGTGGCCTGTTCAGCCGGTTGATCGACTACCTCACCCTGCTGATTCAAGGGTTGTTCAACTGATATCCGCACGGGGCCAATCTTCATTTGGCCCCGTTTGCTGTTCAGCGCCCTCAAAAGCCCCTGCAAGTTGTCGGTTTCGAATTAGCCGCATTTATGATAAAAATGCGCCAAGGGTGATGGAAATTACCTCCATTCCCAATTGAATACTGCCGTTTTCAAAGGTTGCCATGAATACCAAATTTGATGAGTTGCTCGAGTTTCCCTGCCGTTTTCCGTTCAAGGTGCTGGGCCTGGCCGATGCGCGCCTGCCCGACCTGGTGGTGGAAGTACTGCAGCAACACGCCCCCGGTGACTACAGCCCCCAGGTTCGCCCCAGCAGCAAGGGCAACTACCACTCTGTGAGCGTGCATGTCATGGTGCAGAGCAAGGAGCATGTCGAGCTGCTGTATCGCGAGCTCGGCAAGATCGAACTGGTCAAGTACGTGCTCTGAGGGCCATTCATGCAGCAGGACAAACTCACCATCAGGCACTGGGGCCTCTCGTCCTACGAACACGTCTGGCACACCATGCAGGCCTTCACCGATCGGCGAGATCAAGACACCGGTGATGAGTTCTGGCTGGTGGAGCACCTGCCGGTGTTCACTCAGGGCCAGGCCGGCAAGGCCGAGCACGTGCTCAACGCCGGCGACATTCCGGTGGTGCAGGCCGACCGCGGTGGCCAGGTGACCTATCATGGCCCCGGCCAGCTGGTGCTGTATCTGCTGCTTGACGTGCGCCGCAAAAAACTCGGCGTGCGTAACCTGGTCACCGCCATGGAGGACTCCATTATCGGTTTGCTGGGTGAATACCATATCGAGGCCTATGCCAAGCCCGATGCCCCCGGGGTGTATGTGGCCGACAGCAAGATCGCCTCGCTTGGCCTGCGGGTGCGCCGGGGCTGCTCCTTTCATGGCCTGGCCCTGAATGTAAACATGGATCTGAGCCCGTTTCTGCGCATCAACCCCTGCGGCTATGCCGGCATGGCCATGACCCAGTGCAGCACCCTGGGCGGCCCCCAGACCCTCGATGAAGCCCAGTCCCGCCTGGTGCCCCTGCTGGCGAACCGGCTTGGCTATCAACATCTCTTCTACACCACAGAGAAAGTGAAATTATGAGCAAACCCGTACGCGTCGAACCCGGCGTAAAACTGCGCGACGCCGACAAGATGGCCCTGATCCCGGTCAAACACCTGCCCGACCAGGAAGAGGAGGTGCTGCGCAAGCCGGAGTGGATGAAGATCAAGCTTCCTCCCAGCAACCAGCGCATACAGGGCCTCAAGAACATCATGCGCGAGAACAAGCTGCACTCGGTGTGCGAGGAGGCGTCCTGCCCCAACCTGGCCGAGTGTTTCAACCACGGCACCGCCACCTTCATGATCCTGGGCGCCATCTGTACACGCCGCTGTCCCTTCTGCGACGTGGCCCACGGCCGCCCGCTGCCGGTGGACCCGGAAGAGCCCGCCAAGCTGGCCAAGACCATCAAGGAACTGGGCCTCAAGTACGTGGTGATCACCTCGGTGGACCGGGACGATCTGCGCGACGGCGGGGCCCAGCACTTCGCCGACTGCATTCGCGCCATTCGCGAGCAGAGCCCGAACACCAAAATCGAAATTCTGACCCCGGACTTCCGTGGCCGCATGGACACCGCCCTGGAGATCCTCAAGGACACCCCGCCGGACGTGTTCAACCACAACCTGGAAACCGCCCCGCGCCTGTATCGCATGGCCCGCCCCGGCGCCGACTACAAGTGGTCGCTGGAGCTGCTGCGCCGGTTCAAGGAAATGCACCCCCAGGTGGCCACCAAGTCCGGCCTGATGATGGGACTGGGTGAAACCAACGAGGAAATCGTGGAAGTGCTCAAGGATCTGCGCGAGCACAATGTCACCATGCTGACCCTGGGTCAGTACCTGCAGCCCAGTCGTCACCACCTGCCGGTGAAGCGCTATGTGCCGCCCGCCGAGTTCGACGAGCTGAAGGAGGTGGCCGAAAGCATCGGCTTTACCCACGCCGCCTGTGGTCCCTTCGTGCGCTCGTCCTACCACGCCGATCTGCAGGCCCAGGGTGTGGAAGTGAAATAACCCCGTGAAAGGTAAGACGTAGAGACGTTAGACGAAAATTCACGTCAACCAGCATCAAAAAAGGAGCCTTGCGGCTCCTTTTTGTTGTTCAGATCAGAGGCTGGACTGGCCCGAGAAAAGTAGACACCTTCATTAGATGAGAAGGTGTTATGAAATACAAACCCCACCGTCGCTTTAGCGATGCATTCAAACGTGAGGCCGTCGAGGCCTCGCTCTCCACCACAGAGACACAAGCTCAGCTTGCTGGCAGACTTGGGATCCATCCTAACCAATTGAGTCGCTGGCGTAGAGAGTGGAGCATGACCAAGAAATCATCCGACAAAGCCGTTGAAAACACCGGACCAGAAAAAAGCCTGCAGGAGCTGGAGCGCGAGGTAGCTCGGCTGAAGAAGCAGCTTGAGCGGAAAGAGCTGGAGAACGAAATCCTAAAAAAGGCGCAAGAGTACTTCGCCAAGCACGGCAAGTAAGGTTTGCCTTTATCGAGGCCCACCGAAGTCAACGCTGGCGGGTCTCGATAATGTGTGAAGTACTCGACGTGTCACGAGCGGGATATTATCGCTGGCGAACACGTCAACACTCTCCGGGGGCGCGTGCCATCGAGCGACGGACGCTGAACACCTTCCTGCTCGAGCGAGCCAGGCAACTGAAGAATGTGCCGGGTTATCGCAAGCTGTGGCTGGAAGCACGGGATGCCGGGTTCTGCTGCGGCAAGAACCAGGTTCAGCGCTTGCTGAGAGACGCTGGTTATCGTTCATGCACGGCTCCTAAAGCAGGATATCAAAAGCCAACATCGTCCTTGCCTGTGTTACCGAATCTGTTGAATCGCCAGTTCTCGGTGGGTTCAGCGAACCGAGTTTGGGTATCAGATATCACCCAAATCCGGTGCAGTGAAGGCTGGCTCTACATCGCAGCAGTCCTAGACCTGGGCACACGCCGCGTGGTGGGCCGAGCCATGGGTGCCATCAATAGCGCCCAACTGGTGCTGGAGGCCCTTGAGCAGGCATGGCAACATCAGCGGCCAGATGGGAAACAGCTGTTGTTCCACTCGGACCAAGGGAGTCAGTATCGCAACGGAGAGGTGATGAGATGGCTGAATACACGGGGAATCACCATCAGCATGTCACGCCGAGGTAACTGCTGGGATAACGCCTGTTCGGAAAGCTTCTTCGCGCTACTCAAGAAGGAGTGGACTCGCCCTCTGGGCGTGCTCGGAAGAGACGAAATGGCAGATGAAGTCCGGTATTATACAGACGAGTATTACCCGAAAGTGCGGCGCCACATGGCGCTGGGAGGGATGACTCCCGATGCCTACGCAGCTGCCGCTTAACTTAAGTGTCTACTTTATCGGGGGCACTCCAGGCAGTTCGCCCCTCACCTCTTACTTCTTACGTCAAACGTTCACACCTGGCGGCGGGCGGCCACGGCTTCCGCCAGTTGCGCCAGCATTCTTTCGGTATCGTCCCAGCCGATACAGGCGTCGGTGATGCTCTGGCCGTAGGTCAGCGCGCAGCCTTCCTGCAGATCCTGGCGGCCTTCCACCAGGTGGCTTTCCACCATTACGCCCATGATGGCCTGCTGGCCGGCGGCGATCTGGCCGCACACGTCCTCGGCCACCACCATCTGACGCTGGTACTGCTTGCTGCTGTTGGCATGGCTGAAATCGATCATCAGCTTCTGCGGCAGGCCGGCTTGTTCCAGCCCGGCACAGACACTGGCCACGTGGTCGGCGCTGTAATTGGGCTCCTTGCCGCCCCGCAGAATGATGTGGCAGTCCGGGTTGCCGGCGGTGGACACAATGGCCGAATGGCCAAACTTGGTCACCGACAGAAAATGGTGCGAAGCGCTGGCGGCGCCGATGGCATCGGCGGCCACCTTGATGGTGCCGTCGGTGCCGTTCTTGAAGCCCACCGGACACGACAGGCCCGAGGCCAGCTCCCGGTGCACCTGGGATTCGGTGGTGCGCGCGCCAATGGCGCCCCAGCTCATCAGATCCGCCAGGTACTGGGGCGTGATCATGTCGAGGAATTCGCTGGCGGTGGGCAGACCCATGTCGTTGAGATCCAGCAACAGCTTGCGGCCGATGCGCAGGCCGTCGTTGATCTGAAAGCTGTTGTCGAGATAGGGGTCGTTGATCAGCCCTTTCCAGCCCACGGTCGTGCGCGGCTTTTCGAAATACACCCGCATCACCACTTCCAGGGTATCGGCATAACGCTCACGCAGCACCTTGAGCCGCTGACCGTACTCAATGGCGGCCTGAGTATCGTGAATGGAGCAGGGGCCCACCACCACCAGCAGACGATCGTCTTCGCTGGCCAGAATGCGGTGAATGGCCTGGCGGGATTCAAAGACGGTGGCCGAGGCGGTATCGGTGGCCGGATACTTCTCCAGCACCGCCACCGGCGGCAGTAATTCCTTGATTTCGTTAATGCGGATATCGTCGGTCTGAAAATGCATGAGCAACCCTGCTTGTACTGGTGGACCCCCTGGCCCGTATTAGAAACTGTTTTCAATCTATCCCGAGCGGGGACCGGCTGTAAACGCTGGATTGCCGCCGGACGCCATTTGTTTGACAGGAAACACCAATGACGCCGATAAAAAAGAACGATTAGAACATTAACTGATAACCATTATTATTTATCACAGGACTTTGCCGCTTCCAAGGAGCCAGCCATGTACAAGACCCTGACCTTTGCCCTGGTGCATTTTACCGTGGCCTTCACTGTGGCCTGGCTGCTGTCCGGCAGCCTGCTGGTGGGGGGCCTGATCGCCCTGGTCGAACCCATGGTCAATACCGTTGCCTATTTCTTTCACGAACAGGCCTGGAGCCGCTTTGGCAAGGCGAAGCTGGACAAGACCGGGCCGGCAATGTGAACATGCGTCACGCTTTCCCTAACGAGAATCTTCATGAGCTATTCCCTCAGCGAACAAGACAAGGCCACCGTGCTCGCCCTTGGCGATGACGAGCGTTTCAATCATTTCGTCAACCGGGTGTGCGAACAGGACGAGATCTGGATCCTCACCGACGAGCACGGCTGCATGATGCTCACCACCGACGACGACGAGGACTGCATTCCGGTATGGCCCCACGCCGACTACGCCAGGGACTGGGCCGAAGGCGACTGGAAGAACTGCCAGCCCGAGGCCATCAGCCTGAATGTGTGGCTCAAGCGCTGGGTCCCCGGCATGGCCGACGACGAGCTGCTGGTAGCGGTGTTCCCCACCCCCGACGAAACCGGCGTGGTGGTGGATCCTTATGAGCTGAAAGAGGCCCTGGATCGCAAAAAGTCGCTGGGGCGGCGCAACTGATGCAGATCTGGGTGGATGCGGACGCCTGCCCCAGGGTGATTCGGGAAATCCTGCTGCGCGCCGCCGAGCGCACCGGCACGCCGCTGATTCTGGTGGCCAACCACGCCCTGCCGGTGCCGGCCTCACAACTGGTGCGCCAGCTGCAGGTCGCGAAAGGCTTTGACGTGGCCGACAACGAAATCGTGCACCGTATTGAAGCGGGAGATCTGCTGGTCACCGCCGATATTCCGCTGGCCGCCGAGGCCCTGGACAAGGGTGCCGAGGTGCTCAGCCCCCGGGGCGAGCGCTTTGACAAGGGCACCATTCGCGCCAAACTGACCATGCGCGATTTTATGGACACCCTGCGTGCCAGCGGCGTGCAGACCGGCGGCCCGCCCACCCTGAGCCAGGCCGACCGCCAGGCCTTTGCCAACCAGCTCGACCGGCTGCTGCGGTGAGACGTAAAAACGTATGACGTGAGATGTAAGACGTCTTCTTACCTGTGACCTCTTACGTCTTTCTTTCAAACCAGAGGTAAACCATGTTCAGAACTCTTACCCTTGCCCTGAGTGCGCTGATGCTGAGCGCCTGCGCCAGTGTCAGCCAGTACAGCATCTCCGAAACCGAGCTGGAAAAGGCGCTCTATACCCAGCTGGAAGAGCAGGCGCCCCGCCTTAGCCAGGGGCTGGTGGAAACCCGCATCGATGAGCTGGACCTCACCATCGGCCCCGACAGCCGCCAGGTGGTGCGTCTCGACATTCGCGGCGAAACCGCCATCAATGCGCTGATCGCCCGTTTTCCCGCCGCCCTGGATCTGCAGATTGAAGGCCGTCCGGTGTACGACCGGCAGAAAAACGCCGTCTTTATTCGGGATCTCAACCTGCTCAAAAGCCGGGTGAACGCCTTTGGCTATCAGGGTGACGTCGCCGCCGCCTCGGCGGGCATGATGCAGCTGGTGCGCGCCGTGCTGGAAAACCAGCCGGTATACACTCTGGACGACGGCCGCTACGGCTGGCTCAAAACCGTGCCCGTGGCCATGGATATCGCCCCCGGCCGGCTGGTGTTCAGCCCCCGCTTCAGCGACTGATGAAATGAGCTCGGCGAGGGCTGGCCTAATCTGTGGCACCTGGCCTACAATGGCGCAGATTATGTTCAACTCAAGCGAAACTGGCAGGCAGGTGACCTATTAACACGGCAGTTTTAATGGTGTTTGTTCCCACCTTTTTCTTTGTGTCGGTCACCCCCGGCATGTGCATGACCCTGGCCCTTTCCCTGGGCATGACGGTGGGGGTAAGGCGCGCTCTGTGGATGATGCTGGGCGAGCTGGCCGGCGTGGGCCTGGTGGCCTGCCTGGCGGTGCTCGGGGTGGCCACCCTGATGCTGCAATATCCCCAGCTGTTTTTGCTGCTGAAATACGGTGGCGGCCTGTATCTTGCCTGGCTCGGCATTCAGTTGTGGCGCTCCCGGGGCAAGCTGGCCCTGAGCCCGGTGGACGCCGGCCCGCGCCATATTCCCGTTGCCACCCTGATAAGCCAGGGGTTTGTGACCGCCATTGCCAACCCCAAGGGATGGGCCTTTTTCATTGCCCTGCTGCCACCCTTTATCAATAACCAGGCCCCGCTGGCCGGCCAGCTGCTCACTCTGGTGTCGATCATTCTGACCCTGGAGTTTATCTGCCTGCTGCTCTACGCCAGCGGCGGGCGCACCCTGAGCCGGGTCTTGCAGCAAAAGGGCAAGGTCAGGCTGATGAACCGCATTGCCGGCAGCCTGATGCT
The Oceanimonas pelagia genome window above contains:
- a CDS encoding serine hydrolase, with the translated sequence MRTVNTLSTFAIAGLVSFAAQAQTSVSMIPEPPAIAAKSYVLMDYASGQVLVAENADQKLPPASLTKMMTSYILGQALEEGKVKREDMVTISEAAWAQNFPGSSVMFLEVGKQVSIDDLNRGIIIQSGNDATVAVAEHLAGSVNSFADLMNSWAARLGMHNSHFVTPHGLHSEDMYTTAYDMALLGQALIRDVPEEYAIYAEKSFTFNGITQHNRNSLLWDQSLNVDGIKTGHVEAVGYNLVSSATKDDMRLIAVVMGAANERARAAESKKLLTYGFRFYQTLTPYQAGSKLVDQQIWMGDKDTVALGVDKAVAVTIPRGQAQNLQADFTLDQALKAPLAKGEQVGTLHLKLGDKEVATVPLVALEDIEQGGLFSRLIDYLTLLIQGLFN
- the ybeD gene encoding DUF493 family protein YbeD; the protein is MNTKFDELLEFPCRFPFKVLGLADARLPDLVVEVLQQHAPGDYSPQVRPSSKGNYHSVSVHVMVQSKEHVELLYRELGKIELVKYVL
- the lipA gene encoding lipoyl synthase, yielding MSKPVRVEPGVKLRDADKMALIPVKHLPDQEEEVLRKPEWMKIKLPPSNQRIQGLKNIMRENKLHSVCEEASCPNLAECFNHGTATFMILGAICTRRCPFCDVAHGRPLPVDPEEPAKLAKTIKELGLKYVVITSVDRDDLRDGGAQHFADCIRAIREQSPNTKIEILTPDFRGRMDTALEILKDTPPDVFNHNLETAPRLYRMARPGADYKWSLELLRRFKEMHPQVATKSGLMMGLGETNEEIVEVLKDLREHNVTMLTLGQYLQPSRHHLPVKRYVPPAEFDELKEVAESIGFTHAACGPFVRSSYHADLQAQGVEVK
- a CDS encoding DUF1439 domain-containing protein — translated: MFRTLTLALSALMLSACASVSQYSISETELEKALYTQLEEQAPRLSQGLVETRIDELDLTIGPDSRQVVRLDIRGETAINALIARFPAALDLQIEGRPVYDRQKNAVFIRDLNLLKSRVNAFGYQGDVAAASAGMMQLVRAVLENQPVYTLDDGRYGWLKTVPVAMDIAPGRLVFSPRFSD
- a CDS encoding IS3 family transposase (programmed frameshift), whose product is MKYKPHRRFSDAFKREAVEASLSTTETQAQLAGRLGIHPNQLSRWRREWSMTKKSSDKAVENTGPEKSLQELEREVARLKKQLERKELENEILKKAQGVLRQARQVRFAFIEAHRSQRWRVSIMCEVLDVSRAGYYRWRTRQHSPGARAIERRTLNTFLLERARQLKNVPGYRKLWLEARDAGFCCGKNQVQRLLRDAGYRSCTAPKAGYQKPTSSLPVLPNLLNRQFSVGSANRVWVSDITQIRCSEGWLYIAAVLDLGTRRVVGRAMGAINSAQLVLEALEQAWQHQRPDGKQLLFHSDQGSQYRNGEVMRWLNTRGITISMSRRGNCWDNACSESFFALLKKEWTRPLGVLGRDEMADEVRYYTDEYYPKVRRHMALGGMTPDAYAAAA
- the aroG gene encoding 3-deoxy-7-phosphoheptulonate synthase AroG, with protein sequence MHFQTDDIRINEIKELLPPVAVLEKYPATDTASATVFESRQAIHRILASEDDRLLVVVGPCSIHDTQAAIEYGQRLKVLRERYADTLEVVMRVYFEKPRTTVGWKGLINDPYLDNSFQINDGLRIGRKLLLDLNDMGLPTASEFLDMITPQYLADLMSWGAIGARTTESQVHRELASGLSCPVGFKNGTDGTIKVAADAIGAASASHHFLSVTKFGHSAIVSTAGNPDCHIILRGGKEPNYSADHVASVCAGLEQAGLPQKLMIDFSHANSSKQYQRQMVVAEDVCGQIAAGQQAIMGVMVESHLVEGRQDLQEGCALTYGQSITDACIGWDDTERMLAQLAEAVAARRQV
- a CDS encoding YaiI/YqxD family protein, coding for MQIWVDADACPRVIREILLRAAERTGTPLILVANHALPVPASQLVRQLQVAKGFDVADNEIVHRIEAGDLLVTADIPLAAEALDKGAEVLSPRGERFDKGTIRAKLTMRDFMDTLRASGVQTGGPPTLSQADRQAFANQLDRLLR
- a CDS encoding DUF2750 domain-containing protein; translation: MSYSLSEQDKATVLALGDDERFNHFVNRVCEQDEIWILTDEHGCMMLTTDDDEDCIPVWPHADYARDWAEGDWKNCQPEAISLNVWLKRWVPGMADDELLVAVFPTPDETGVVVDPYELKEALDRKKSLGRRN
- the lipB gene encoding lipoyl(octanoyl) transferase LipB, with product MQQDKLTIRHWGLSSYEHVWHTMQAFTDRRDQDTGDEFWLVEHLPVFTQGQAGKAEHVLNAGDIPVVQADRGGQVTYHGPGQLVLYLLLDVRRKKLGVRNLVTAMEDSIIGLLGEYHIEAYAKPDAPGVYVADSKIASLGLRVRRGCSFHGLALNVNMDLSPFLRINPCGYAGMAMTQCSTLGGPQTLDEAQSRLVPLLANRLGYQHLFYTTEKVKL
- a CDS encoding DUF2061 domain-containing protein, yielding MYKTLTFALVHFTVAFTVAWLLSGSLLVGGLIALVEPMVNTVAYFFHEQAWSRFGKAKLDKTGPAM
- a CDS encoding LysE family translocator, with the protein product MVFVPTFFFVSVTPGMCMTLALSLGMTVGVRRALWMMLGELAGVGLVACLAVLGVATLMLQYPQLFLLLKYGGGLYLAWLGIQLWRSRGKLALSPVDAGPRHIPVATLISQGFVTAIANPKGWAFFIALLPPFINNQAPLAGQLLTLVSIILTLEFICLLLYASGGRTLSRVLQQKGKVRLMNRIAGSLMLGVALWLALG